The following are encoded in a window of Chloracidobacterium sp. genomic DNA:
- a CDS encoding tetratricopeptide repeat protein has translation MRPLTTTKLIRAAVRPALAQVAVSSFAIVASAQLVPTQPGAAAGGTRPNLPTTADPSPPAAMVVLAAPTTTTELLREQADLEAALAAATLEERIAQLSQFLRTYPASPLQMSARQALVRSQAQLGEQRLRAGDLAGAQAIFRQAVKSLPEAEASRVFRSLILPMPLLLATQGFRREAILLMREFQSCAWNNAGALEQIGLFYVSLEAPADAQEVFKRAVELDPASASFHHGLGVAYQIGLRLEAAAAAFQKATEIDPKSRVAWAALADLQRAAGDYAQAEANYRRQLEIDPEHPTAWGGLAVCYLAQGRESEAIAPMARMLTINPRDVRFLTQLAYLHAANGNFTAAAAASAQAKRLQPNYPWLRIVEAHLMRRAGDFAEAENILGEALQTAQFATLQFELGATLILANAYDQALEPFETFLTVTPDGEFEAVLGGALPVRSPSLMRLLDFERRASLLVAPTLLKEDEIAAVERYVRFALLAKQARAKGVSSGLGLTESPLEAAAKAFVAGKDPARGWRLLRAAETLVEVGELGVAERFARQAIDALGDAARAAGGGVDGLREEDRLAEFYVRAQMTLGWVLYKQGETAAAVVRLREAVKAYPTAPSRREAAWRLGTVLEAVKQDADAFEAYKLGYDANAPTAADRRAKLEAVYRRLHGSLDGFDAALAP, from the coding sequence ATGAGGCCTTTGACAACGACCAAGCTTATCCGCGCCGCCGTTCGTCCTGCCTTGGCGCAGGTCGCTGTTTCCAGCTTCGCCATTGTCGCTTCGGCGCAGCTGGTACCAACGCAACCCGGCGCTGCGGCGGGCGGTACGCGCCCAAACCTACCGACCACCGCCGATCCATCGCCGCCGGCGGCGATGGTGGTTTTGGCGGCTCCGACGACGACAACTGAGCTACTGCGCGAGCAAGCCGACCTTGAGGCTGCGCTTGCCGCCGCGACGCTTGAGGAGCGCATCGCCCAACTCAGCCAGTTTTTGAGAACGTATCCAGCGTCGCCGCTGCAGATGTCCGCCCGGCAAGCCTTGGTGCGCAGCCAAGCGCAGCTTGGCGAGCAACGCTTGCGGGCCGGTGACTTGGCAGGCGCCCAGGCAATCTTTCGCCAAGCCGTCAAGTCGCTACCGGAAGCCGAGGCGTCCCGTGTGTTCCGGTCGTTGATCCTGCCAATGCCGTTGCTGCTGGCGACACAGGGCTTTCGCAGGGAAGCGATTCTGCTGATGCGCGAGTTCCAGTCCTGCGCTTGGAACAACGCCGGCGCGCTGGAACAAATCGGCCTGTTTTATGTCAGTCTGGAAGCGCCGGCTGACGCCCAAGAGGTTTTCAAACGCGCCGTTGAGCTTGATCCGGCGTCCGCCAGTTTTCATCACGGTTTGGGCGTCGCCTACCAAATTGGGCTGCGGCTTGAGGCCGCCGCCGCCGCCTTTCAAAAGGCAACCGAAATTGATCCGAAAAGTCGGGTTGCATGGGCGGCGCTGGCTGATCTCCAACGCGCCGCCGGCGACTATGCACAGGCCGAAGCCAACTACCGGCGTCAACTGGAGATTGACCCGGAACATCCCACCGCGTGGGGTGGACTTGCCGTTTGTTACTTGGCGCAGGGACGCGAAAGCGAGGCCATTGCGCCGATGGCACGCATGTTGACCATTAACCCTCGCGATGTACGCTTTCTGACGCAGTTGGCCTATCTGCACGCCGCCAACGGTAACTTCACGGCCGCTGCCGCCGCCAGTGCGCAAGCAAAGCGCCTTCAGCCCAACTATCCTTGGCTGCGCATCGTCGAGGCCCACTTGATGCGGCGGGCGGGCGACTTTGCCGAAGCCGAAAACATCCTTGGCGAAGCTCTGCAGACGGCGCAATTCGCCACGCTTCAGTTTGAGCTTGGGGCAACGCTCATTCTGGCCAACGCCTACGACCAAGCCCTTGAACCCTTTGAGACCTTTCTCACGGTGACGCCGGACGGCGAGTTTGAAGCGGTGTTGGGCGGCGCGCTGCCCGTCCGCAGCCCAAGCCTTATGCGCCTGCTTGACTTTGAACGACGGGCGTCGCTGCTGGTTGCGCCGACCTTGCTCAAGGAGGATGAAATTGCCGCCGTCGAGCGCTATGTGCGCTTTGCCCTCCTGGCCAAGCAGGCCCGCGCCAAAGGCGTGTCTTCCGGTCTGGGGTTGACCGAATCGCCGTTGGAGGCGGCCGCCAAGGCGTTTGTCGCCGGCAAGGACCCGGCACGCGGGTGGCGGTTACTGCGCGCGGCCGAGACGCTGGTGGAAGTCGGCGAGCTGGGTGTCGCCGAACGCTTCGCCCGGCAGGCGATTGACGCCCTTGGTGACGCCGCCCGTGCGGCCGGCGGCGGAGTGGACGGCCTGCGCGAGGAGGACCGTTTGGCGGAATTTTACGTCCGCGCCCAGATGACGCTGGGGTGGGTGCTTTACAAGCAGGGCGAGACGGCGGCGGCGGTGGTCCGGCTGCGGGAGGCGGTCAAGGCGTATCCGACGGCGCCGTCGCGGCGGGAAGCCGCGTGGCGGCTCGGGACTGTCCTTGAAGCCGTCAAGCAGGATGCCGATGCGTTTGAAGCCTACAAGCTGGGCTATGACGCCAACGCTCCGACGGCCGCCGATCGCCGCGCCAAGCTTGAAGCCGTCTATCGCCGTCTTCACGGCTCACTGGACGGCTTCGACGCCGCGCTGGCGCCGTAA
- the fabG gene encoding 3-oxoacyl-[acyl-carrier-protein] reductase: MNFHGQTILVTGGSRGIGRAIVMELAARGANVAFTYRSQAAAAQTVEAEAQAQGATVQSYQADAADFDAAQHVVKQVRERFGAIHGLVNNAGITRDKLLVMMKEEDWDAVLNANLKSVFNMSKAVVAILLKQKQGGAILNISSISGVVGMAGQTNYAASKAGMIGFTKALAKEVAGRGITVNALALGLIDTDMTQALSPEYRAKLLEQIPLGRFGTATEVARIAAFLLSPDARYITGQVIQADGGLAM; encoded by the coding sequence ATGAACTTTCACGGTCAAACCATCCTTGTTACGGGCGGCTCGCGTGGTATCGGTCGCGCCATTGTCATGGAGCTCGCCGCACGTGGCGCAAACGTTGCCTTCACCTACCGCAGTCAAGCCGCCGCCGCCCAGACTGTCGAAGCGGAAGCGCAGGCGCAGGGGGCGACAGTACAGAGCTACCAAGCGGACGCCGCTGACTTTGACGCAGCGCAACATGTTGTCAAGCAGGTTCGAGAACGTTTCGGTGCAATTCACGGACTCGTCAACAACGCCGGCATAACCCGCGATAAGCTGCTGGTTATGATGAAAGAGGAGGACTGGGATGCCGTCCTCAACGCCAACCTCAAAAGCGTTTTCAATATGTCAAAGGCCGTCGTGGCAATCCTTCTCAAGCAAAAACAAGGCGGCGCGATCCTCAACATCAGCTCAATCAGCGGCGTCGTCGGCATGGCCGGACAAACCAACTATGCGGCGTCCAAGGCGGGCATGATTGGTTTTACCAAGGCGTTGGCGAAGGAAGTCGCTGGTCGGGGCATCACCGTCAATGCGTTGGCGTTGGGCCTTATTGATACTGACATGACGCAGGCGCTGAGCCCTGAATATCGGGCCAAGCTACTTGAACAAATCCCACTGGGCCGGTTTGGTACGGCGACGGAAGTAGCACGGATTGCCGCCTTCCTGCTTTCCCCAGACGCACGCTACATCACCGGCCAAGTCATTCAAGCCGACGGCGGCTTAGCAATGTAA
- the der gene encoding ribosome biogenesis GTPase Der — protein MALPNQAPPLTSDDLIPVEQLADLVDEPPPALQPPPMLPSVVIVGRPNVGKSTLFNKLVGRRQAIVGDEPGITRDRHYGVVEWLGRAFEVVDTGGIVPDEDAIIPANVFKQASFAIEGATLLLWVVDAREGVTPLDEALAQHLHLFGKPVFVVANKVESDSLRTAASEFYRFGFDALFPISAEHGTGTADLLDEILAFTNAPAAAPPPPERIRVAVIGRPNVGKSSLVNALLGEERVIVSPIAGTTRDAVDTNLVHNGRPFTLIDTAGIRRKGRTTALAEKLSVIMARKALERTDVAVLLLDAVEGPTHLDEVIAGYALESGASILIALNKWDLIPKDADTAKRYERQLRERVKFLDYAPVVFISALTGQRVTRLLDLAVRAYEARHRRIPTSELNRFFAEYLETPRATLPTSTPVKVHYVTQARSVPPTFVLFTNSTKKLHFSYLRYVENRLRENFDFFATPLRIVSRPRSGRKSGRSS, from the coding sequence ATGGCTCTGCCCAACCAAGCTCCACCGTTGACGTCCGACGACCTCATTCCGGTTGAACAGCTAGCCGACCTTGTGGACGAACCGCCGCCGGCGCTCCAACCGCCACCAATGCTGCCGAGCGTCGTCATCGTCGGCCGTCCTAATGTCGGGAAGTCCACCCTCTTTAACAAGCTCGTCGGCCGGCGACAAGCCATTGTCGGCGACGAACCGGGGATTACCCGCGACCGGCACTACGGCGTAGTCGAGTGGCTAGGGCGCGCCTTCGAGGTGGTGGATACCGGCGGCATCGTCCCCGACGAAGACGCCATCATCCCGGCCAACGTTTTCAAGCAAGCCTCTTTCGCCATCGAAGGCGCGACGCTGCTGCTGTGGGTGGTGGACGCGCGCGAAGGCGTCACACCACTTGATGAAGCTCTAGCCCAACACCTTCATCTCTTCGGCAAGCCGGTCTTTGTCGTCGCTAACAAAGTCGAGTCGGACAGCCTTCGGACGGCGGCAAGCGAGTTTTATCGCTTTGGCTTTGACGCGCTGTTTCCAATTTCAGCGGAACACGGCACAGGCACGGCCGACCTCCTCGATGAGATTCTGGCGTTCACCAACGCGCCGGCCGCCGCACCGCCGCCGCCGGAACGAATCCGCGTGGCGGTCATCGGACGGCCCAACGTCGGTAAGTCGTCGCTGGTCAACGCCCTGCTGGGTGAAGAGCGGGTCATTGTCAGTCCCATCGCCGGCACAACGCGCGACGCCGTTGACACCAACCTCGTTCACAACGGACGCCCCTTCACCCTCATTGACACGGCGGGGATTCGTCGTAAAGGCAGGACGACGGCCCTTGCCGAAAAGCTCTCCGTCATCATGGCACGCAAAGCACTAGAACGGACGGATGTTGCGGTCCTGCTGCTGGACGCCGTTGAAGGCCCAACGCATCTGGACGAAGTCATCGCCGGCTATGCGCTTGAAAGCGGCGCATCTATCCTCATCGCCCTCAACAAATGGGACCTTATCCCCAAGGACGCCGACACAGCTAAACGCTACGAAAGGCAACTGCGCGAGCGGGTGAAGTTTCTCGACTACGCCCCGGTCGTCTTCATTTCGGCGCTCACTGGTCAGCGCGTGACACGCCTGCTTGATTTGGCCGTGCGCGCCTATGAGGCGCGCCACCGGCGCATCCCAACCAGTGAACTCAACCGTTTCTTCGCCGAGTACCTTGAAACCCCACGGGCGACGCTGCCGACCAGTACGCCGGTCAAAGTACACTACGTGACGCAGGCGCGCAGCGTCCCGCCAACGTTCGTCCTCTTCACAAACTCGACCAAGAAGCTGCACTTTTCCTACCTGCGTTATGTCGAGAACCGGCTGCGCGAAAACTTCGACTTCTTTGCGACGCCGCTGCGAATCGTGTCGCGTCCGCGCAGCGGCAGGAAATCCGGCAGGTCGTCATGA
- the queG gene encoding tRNA epoxyqueuosine(34) reductase QueG, which produces MREAATPTAPSEAVAAFTKRLKAQALALGFSKVGVARAEPLEAEGRRLADWLARGRHATMGWMARTAEKRMRPELLLPGVKSVVAVALNYDTPPRHTNAPGIAKISRYAWGDDYHDVLTEKLTALLDWVRAERPTAKGYIAVDAQPAMDKAWAVRAGLGWLGKHGNVITREFGSWVFLGELFLDIELEPETETVPDHCGVCTACLEACPTGAIVEPYVVDARRCISFATIESKSETPEMDTHGWVFGCDVCQDVCPWSRFRQPTSEPRFAPREGMVAPTFEELNALTPDAFKQRFAGTPVLRAKHRGLKRNIAAAQGHTADNASQPAFPKPISHYGASAASKPSSEP; this is translated from the coding sequence ATGAGGGAAGCAGCAACGCCGACCGCCCCATCCGAAGCTGTCGCCGCCTTCACCAAACGGCTCAAGGCACAGGCACTAGCACTGGGCTTTTCTAAGGTAGGCGTCGCCCGCGCCGAACCACTTGAGGCCGAAGGACGACGTTTGGCGGATTGGCTGGCGCGCGGCCGCCATGCGACGATGGGCTGGATGGCGCGTACGGCTGAAAAGCGAATGCGCCCAGAGTTGCTCTTACCCGGCGTCAAGTCGGTGGTCGCCGTGGCGCTCAACTACGACACGCCGCCGCGCCATACAAACGCGCCCGGCATTGCTAAGATTTCGCGCTACGCCTGGGGCGATGACTACCACGATGTCCTGACCGAAAAACTGACGGCGCTGCTCGATTGGGTGCGCGCCGAACGTCCTACGGCGAAGGGATATATTGCGGTTGACGCCCAGCCCGCCATGGACAAAGCCTGGGCCGTTCGCGCCGGCCTCGGCTGGCTCGGCAAACACGGCAATGTCATCACGCGCGAGTTCGGTTCGTGGGTGTTCTTGGGCGAACTGTTCCTTGACATCGAACTTGAGCCGGAGACGGAGACCGTCCCCGACCACTGCGGCGTGTGCACGGCGTGCCTAGAGGCCTGTCCAACAGGGGCGATCGTCGAACCCTATGTGGTAGACGCCCGCCGCTGCATTTCGTTTGCGACGATTGAATCCAAAAGCGAGACCCCGGAGATGGACACGCACGGATGGGTCTTCGGCTGTGACGTGTGCCAAGATGTGTGCCCCTGGTCGCGGTTCCGGCAACCGACCTCGGAGCCCCGCTTTGCGCCGCGTGAGGGAATGGTTGCGCCGACGTTTGAAGAACTCAACGCCCTAACGCCGGACGCCTTCAAACAGCGGTTCGCCGGAACGCCGGTGTTGCGCGCCAAGCACCGTGGCTTAAAACGCAACATTGCGGCGGCGCAGGGTCACACGGCCGACAACGCCTCACAACCCGCCTTCCCAAAACCAATCAGCCATTACGGCGCCAGCGCGGCGTCGAAGCCGTCCAGTGAGCCGTGA
- a CDS encoding 1-acyl-sn-glycerol-3-phosphate acyltransferase produces MLRTLHVVLALTLIAALTIGMGLVTLLLSFFDRTGEWQHGIARLWCRLIALIVGLRPTAAGLHHLPRNMPAVIMANHQSLLDIPVLFAFLPFQFRILAKKELFRIPFLGWFLWRAGHIPVDRGNRSATLLTMRMARKVLAAGLPIVIFPEGTRNTQPAQTKAFKPGGFRLAQEAGVPIIPVTIYGTAAFLPARTWRLTPCPVFMTVHPPIPPQGSLEDLMREVAAVMNRQLAAHAEQAARPASSSPMPLPREESPRP; encoded by the coding sequence ATGCTTCGCACCCTCCACGTCGTTCTTGCTCTGACGCTCATTGCCGCTCTCACCATCGGGATGGGGCTTGTCACCCTACTGCTTTCGTTCTTTGATCGCACCGGCGAATGGCAACATGGTATAGCGCGCCTGTGGTGCCGCTTGATTGCCCTGATCGTTGGCCTGCGCCCTACCGCCGCTGGCCTCCACCACTTGCCCCGCAACATGCCGGCGGTCATCATGGCGAACCATCAGAGCCTGCTGGACATTCCTGTGCTGTTTGCTTTCCTACCTTTTCAGTTTCGAATTCTGGCCAAGAAGGAACTTTTCCGTATTCCCTTCCTCGGCTGGTTTCTGTGGCGGGCTGGGCATATCCCCGTTGATCGGGGTAACCGTAGCGCAACGCTGCTAACGATGCGGATGGCGCGTAAAGTGCTGGCGGCAGGCCTGCCCATCGTGATTTTTCCCGAAGGCACACGCAACACCCAACCGGCGCAGACCAAGGCGTTCAAGCCCGGTGGTTTTCGCCTAGCGCAGGAAGCCGGCGTTCCAATCATACCGGTCACGATTTACGGCACGGCCGCCTTTCTACCGGCTCGAACGTGGCGACTCACACCCTGTCCAGTCTTCATGACTGTTCATCCTCCCATACCGCCGCAAGGCTCGCTTGAGGACCTGATGAGGGAAGTCGCCGCCGTCATGAACCGGCAGCTGGCGGCCCATGCTGAGCAAGCCGCACGACCGGCTTCCTCGTCGCCGATGCCTCTACCCAGAGAAGAATCGCCGCGCCCATGA
- a CDS encoding glutathione peroxidase, with protein sequence MNRRTLLGLVLTALIAVGCAASAEQPKSPHSSQHEGVQPSMTNAPNATSNPTPGCPPALDFRVKNIEGREVNLCDYKGNVLLVVNVASRCGYTPQYKGLEALHRKYRDRGLRVLGFPSNDFGAQEPGTEAEIKAFCTSNYGVTFDMFSKITVKGPNKHPFYQYLTSGGGNEKLAGEVRWNFHKYLIGRDGKLRAVFPSSVEPLSPELTQAIEVALNEGA encoded by the coding sequence ATGAATCGAAGAACGCTGCTTGGACTGGTGTTGACGGCGCTGATTGCCGTTGGTTGCGCCGCCTCGGCCGAACAACCCAAGTCGCCTCATTCAAGCCAACATGAAGGAGTCCAACCGTCTATGACGAATGCACCTAACGCGACGTCCAATCCGACGCCCGGCTGCCCGCCGGCGCTTGACTTTCGGGTAAAGAACATCGAGGGCAGGGAAGTCAACCTGTGCGATTACAAGGGTAATGTGCTGCTGGTGGTTAACGTCGCGTCGCGCTGCGGCTACACGCCGCAATACAAGGGACTGGAAGCCCTTCATCGGAAGTACCGTGATAGGGGGTTGCGCGTCCTTGGTTTTCCATCCAACGACTTTGGCGCGCAAGAGCCGGGGACGGAGGCTGAAATCAAGGCGTTTTGCACCTCGAACTACGGCGTCACTTTTGACATGTTTTCCAAAATCACGGTCAAGGGACCAAATAAGCACCCGTTTTACCAGTACCTCACGTCGGGCGGCGGGAATGAAAAGCTGGCTGGGGAAGTACGGTGGAACTTCCACAAGTACCTCATCGGCCGCGACGGCAAGCTACGCGCCGTGTTTCCATCCAGTGTCGAGCCGCTTTCCCCTGAACTGACGCAGGCTATTGAAGTTGCGCTCAACGAGGGGGCTTAG
- a CDS encoding TIGR00730 family Rossman fold protein: MKRVCVYCGSQAGRSVMYRAVAQMVGRTLARRGIAVVYGGGQVGLMGLVAAAALAEGGCVIGVIPERLLEREVAYLGVTEMYVTRTMHERKARMMELSDAFVALPGGIGTLDELFEIWTWRQLGYHAKPVGLLNVAGYYDGLLAFLDHAVQEGFLTPDCRALLLVETDFETLLERMKDER, encoded by the coding sequence ATCAAGCGGGTGTGCGTCTATTGTGGGTCGCAAGCTGGACGGTCGGTCATGTACCGTGCTGTCGCGCAGATGGTTGGAAGGACGTTGGCGCGGCGGGGGATTGCGGTAGTGTACGGCGGTGGGCAAGTTGGGTTAATGGGGCTGGTGGCGGCGGCGGCTTTGGCGGAGGGTGGGTGCGTCATCGGCGTCATCCCGGAGCGACTGCTGGAGCGTGAGGTCGCCTATCTCGGCGTGACGGAAATGTATGTGACGCGGACAATGCACGAGCGCAAGGCGCGTATGATGGAGCTTTCAGACGCCTTCGTGGCGCTGCCCGGTGGGATTGGTACGCTGGATGAACTGTTTGAGATTTGGACGTGGCGGCAGCTTGGCTACCACGCTAAGCCGGTTGGTTTACTGAATGTCGCCGGGTACTACGATGGGTTGTTAGCGTTCCTTGACCACGCCGTGCAGGAGGGTTTTTTGACGCCGGACTGTCGGGCGCTGTTGTTGGTGGAGACGGATTTTGAGACGCTGTTGGAAAGGATGAAGGATGAGAGATGA
- a CDS encoding molybdenum cofactor guanylyltransferase yields the protein MSRFRRQPLYILAGGRSQRMGRPKALLPFPKRPLLVVLAERLASVYSDWWIVASVATAPLLEKTLSDYRLTAHLLLDDRPNGGPLAGIERAACHARHLGALRWLVVPCDMPLLTTAFLERLAAAFPAAPAVAPVSATSCITGVCAAYSPAVQPALSAFLDSGRRRVQDFLDLVGAARLPFPAYADLPHADRLLFNLNTPDDYRQAMEVWKEEDKG from the coding sequence GTGAGCAGATTCCGTCGGCAGCCGCTCTACATTCTGGCTGGCGGCCGCAGCCAGCGCATGGGTCGGCCGAAGGCGCTTTTGCCTTTCCCAAAGCGGCCTTTGCTGGTGGTTTTAGCGGAGCGACTGGCTTCCGTTTACTCTGATTGGTGGATCGTCGCGTCAGTGGCCACCGCCCCACTTCTTGAAAAAACGTTATCAGACTATCGTCTCACCGCTCACCTCCTCCTCGATGACCGACCAAACGGTGGACCGCTCGCCGGCATCGAACGTGCCGCCTGCCACGCCCGTCACCTCGGCGCGTTACGTTGGCTGGTTGTCCCCTGCGATATGCCGCTTCTGACCACGGCTTTCCTTGAACGTCTTGCCGCCGCTTTCCCTGCGGCACCAGCTGTCGCCCCAGTCTCAGCAACCAGCTGTATTACTGGCGTCTGCGCCGCCTACAGCCCGGCCGTCCAACCGGCGCTGTCAGCCTTTCTAGACAGCGGCCGGCGGCGCGTCCAAGACTTTCTTGACCTTGTAGGCGCGGCGCGGCTTCCCTTCCCGGCGTACGCCGATCTGCCCCATGCCGACCGACTGCTATTCAATCTCAATACGCCGGACGACTACCGACAGGCAATGGAGGTGTGGAAGGAGGAGGATAAAGGATAA
- a CDS encoding CPBP family intramembrane metalloprotease: MKFITPDRPNRVSAPPHPTVGWTAGAAVFTWLLSTASLLLTSLGAQLLWTAWFYWRHAALPTEADVAGSRSLVLALVLSTFVAHAVTLFWCWKLITHTSPRGLRTTLGLDWCTTLWSRQGAALVAAALSAPLFLAFGAWLERYLPNAKTDLDRVLALGPGIRLAVASVAALSAPLVEEVVYRGVLFGGLQRQLGTAVAVVLVAALFLAVHVPQYWGGWAGLTMLAVLSFVLTLLRAATGSILPALALHYAFNGVQAVAIIFFWELLATSSPTTP; this comes from the coding sequence ATGAAGTTCATCACACCTGACCGCCCAAACCGGGTTAGTGCGCCACCTCACCCAACGGTCGGATGGACGGCCGGCGCGGCGGTGTTCACGTGGTTGCTGAGCACGGCCAGCCTCCTCCTCACCTCGCTGGGCGCGCAGTTGCTCTGGACGGCCTGGTTTTACTGGCGACACGCCGCGCTCCCAACCGAGGCCGATGTCGCCGGTTCCCGCTCGCTTGTGTTGGCGCTCGTTTTGTCAACCTTCGTCGCCCATGCCGTGACGCTGTTCTGGTGCTGGAAACTCATCACTCACACCTCTCCGCGCGGCCTGCGCACGACGCTCGGCCTCGACTGGTGCACCACCTTGTGGTCGCGGCAGGGCGCAGCGCTGGTCGCCGCCGCGCTCTCCGCGCCGCTGTTCTTGGCGTTTGGGGCCTGGCTTGAGCGCTACCTACCAAACGCCAAAACTGACCTTGACCGGGTGCTAGCGCTGGGGCCAGGAATTCGGCTCGCCGTCGCGTCGGTCGCTGCTCTGTCAGCCCCACTGGTGGAAGAAGTGGTGTACCGCGGCGTCTTGTTTGGCGGCCTGCAACGACAGCTCGGAACCGCCGTCGCCGTCGTCCTCGTCGCCGCCTTGTTTTTGGCAGTTCATGTTCCGCAGTATTGGGGGGGCTGGGCCGGACTGACAATGTTGGCTGTGCTGAGCTTTGTCCTCACGCTCCTCCGCGCCGCAACCGGCTCCATCCTGCCGGCGCTGGCGCTCCACTACGCTTTCAATGGCGTCCAAGCCGTTGCGATTATCTTCTTTTGGGAGTTACTAGCAACTTCCTCACCGACAACGCCATGA
- a CDS encoding ABC transporter substrate-binding protein produces the protein MPWFEARGGGRRRCLWYVAAAALLVWLPSGCRRPVVIAADTLVMAVEKPPKTLDPRVGNDAVSARLHQIIFDTLVNKDDRLDLVPDLAADFSVSPDGRVFTFRLRPNIRFHDGRLLTSEDVKYTFETLRARDFNSPKKGDFALVENIETPDERTVIFRCRAPNLPMLGSLVAVGIVPKGTTPDEAAQRPVGTGPFKVVAYRENNDILLEANPDYFKGAPKLKRVRIRFIPDAVTRELELRKGTVQLAVNADLAYSTSQALGKTRGLKLVQAKGTNLAYLGLNCEDPRLADVRVRRALALAIDRETIIRTVFRGMARPAAGPLPPEQWAYPDDLPPPRYAPDEARRLLAEAGYGPTNPLRLELKTSSAELPRQIAAVLQEQLKRVGIQLSLRSFEFQTFLQDTIAGNFQMFYLINVGGNQSVDFLSYFYESSRIPTKEKGYSEGANRGRYRSPQVDAWLRAAAATTDKAEQRRLYGLVQKQVVADAAQVFLWHPHNVAIAHERVQGIELELSGSYAFLRKVWLSAAP, from the coding sequence ATGCCTTGGTTTGAGGCGCGAGGTGGTGGGCGGCGGCGCTGTCTCTGGTACGTAGCGGCGGCGGCGCTGCTGGTGTGGTTGCCAAGTGGTTGTCGGCGGCCCGTGGTGATCGCCGCCGATACGCTGGTGATGGCTGTGGAAAAGCCTCCAAAAACGCTGGATCCGCGCGTCGGTAACGATGCGGTTTCGGCGCGGCTACACCAGATCATTTTTGATACGTTGGTGAACAAAGACGACCGGCTTGACTTGGTACCAGATTTAGCCGCCGACTTCTCTGTTTCGCCAGACGGACGGGTGTTTACGTTTCGGTTGCGACCCAACATACGGTTTCACGACGGCCGTTTGTTGACGTCCGAGGACGTGAAATACACCTTCGAGACGCTACGCGCGCGCGATTTCAATTCGCCCAAGAAGGGCGATTTCGCGCTGGTTGAGAACATTGAGACGCCCGACGAGCGAACGGTGATTTTCCGGTGTCGCGCGCCGAACTTGCCGATGTTGGGGAGTCTAGTCGCGGTTGGCATTGTGCCAAAGGGAACGACGCCGGACGAGGCGGCGCAGAGACCGGTGGGGACGGGGCCGTTTAAGGTCGTCGCCTACCGGGAAAACAACGATATTTTGTTAGAGGCCAATCCGGACTACTTCAAGGGTGCGCCGAAGTTGAAGCGGGTGCGGATTCGGTTTATTCCCGACGCCGTAACGCGCGAGTTGGAGTTGCGCAAGGGGACAGTGCAGTTGGCGGTCAACGCGGATTTGGCGTACAGCACGAGCCAGGCGTTAGGTAAGACGCGCGGGTTGAAGCTGGTGCAGGCGAAAGGCACCAACCTTGCTTACCTTGGGTTGAACTGCGAAGACCCGCGGCTGGCGGACGTGCGGGTACGGCGGGCGCTGGCGCTGGCGATTGACCGGGAGACGATTATTCGGACGGTGTTTCGCGGGATGGCGCGGCCGGCGGCGGGGCCGCTGCCGCCGGAACAGTGGGCGTACCCTGACGACCTACCGCCGCCGCGCTACGCCCCCGATGAAGCGCGGCGGTTGTTGGCGGAAGCCGGGTACGGCCCGACCAATCCCCTGCGGTTAGAGTTGAAAACCTCTTCGGCGGAACTACCGCGTCAGATCGCGGCTGTGTTGCAGGAGCAGCTCAAGCGGGTTGGGATTCAGCTTTCCCTACGTTCATTTGAGTTCCAGACATTTTTACAGGACACCATTGCCGGCAATTTTCAGATGTTTTACCTCATCAATGTCGGCGGTAATCAGAGCGTGGATTTTTTGAGTTACTTTTACGAGTCGTCGCGGATTCCCACCAAAGAGAAGGGGTATAGTGAAGGCGCGAACCGGGGGCGGTATCGGTCGCCGCAGGTGGACGCTTGGCTGCGGGCGGCGGCGGCTACAACTGACAAAGCGGAGCAGCGCCGGCTGTACGGGTTGGTGCAAAAGCAAGTTGTGGCAGACGCAGCGCAGGTCTTTCTGTGGCATCCGCACAATGTGGCCATAGCGCACGAGCGTGTGCAGGGGATTGAGCTGGAGTTGTCGGGGAGCTACGCCTTTTTGCGGAAGGTATGGCTGTCTGCGGCGCCGTAG